In Acidisarcina polymorpha, the DNA window GCGGGACATCCAGACGTCTTTGTTTGCGGCGATCTGGCTCATGTTGTTGAAAACGGACGCCAGATTCCCGGCGTCGCCCAGCCGGCAATGCAGATGGGTGACCACGTAGCCCAAATGATTGCACAAGATATCGATGGTAAACCTCGCACGAACTTCCATTACTTCGACAAGGGCGACATGTCCACGATTGGACGAATGGCCGCAGTCGCGAAGGTCGAGTGGCCGTTCAAAGCCCACTGGGGCGGTTTTCTTGCCTGGGCTACCTGGCTGGTCGTGCATATCTTTTTCCTGATTGGCTTCCGCAATCGGCTGGCCGTGCTCTTTGAGTGGACCTACACCTATTTCACCTTCTCGCGTGGGGCGCGCTTAATCACCGGAGATCAGACGCTGCCCGGCTGGAACGAGCAGGAGGGAGTAAGCTCAGACCCCACGCTCACAGCGCTTGATACTACTTCACCAGGAGTAAGAGATGGCCTCAAGGGACATGCTTCCGAGGCGTCGAATGTCGCCGCCCGGACTGAAGAGCCGGCCAAGCAGCCCGCTTGAGGTTCTTCTTCGCCGAAGTGGCAGTACTTACTACTCTTCTGGTGCTTGATCTGATACGGGTGTGCTGATGAACCTGCTATTGAAGTCGAAGCTTCCATAAAGGTCAAAGAGAAATGCCTCAGTCGAAGCGCGACCATCGTGGATCGCGCTCGGTGAGCCAACCAAAAAGCAGACCGATGGTGGCCCAGAGGATGAGTTGAAGCGCCCAGGAGGAAAGACGGAAGCGCCACAGAACATCCGCAGGAAACGCGGCCGGAACCTCATCGATGGACGGAAGGAAGTGGGCCGCCAGAGCGGTGAGGGCGATGAAAGCCGCAGCGCCTAAGAGTGTTCCGCTCCATATTCCGAATTTGCAACTCAGGCGAGAAGCGACCTCTGAGGAGAAGACAATTGCCGCGATCGAAGCGAGAACCATAAGGAAAAATGCTGCCGTCCGCATACCGATGGTGTCGGAAAGCCCGACCGCCGGAGGGCTTGCCGGATACTTCACTGTGGGGACGAAGGCGATTGCGACAAATCCCAGGAAGCCAAGGAGCGCGGCGAGCGCACGCGGATTGCTCGGACCAAAACGTCCGTAGGTGAAGGCAAAAACCAGCCCGAAGATACCGCCTAGAGCAGCGCCGAATCCGACCGTGGCTGTAAGGAGTCCAGCAGT includes these proteins:
- a CDS encoding CbtA family protein, with protein sequence MTSSLLLRGMIVGVIAGILVFLSAHWLGEPQVDRSIAFENAAAQARGEAPEAEVFSRRVQKTAGLLTATVGFGAALGGIFGLVFAFTYGRFGPSNPRALAALLGFLGFVAIAFVPTVKYPASPPAVGLSDTIGMRTAAFFLMVLASIAAIVFSSEVASRLSCKFGIWSGTLLGAAAFIALTALAAHFLPSIDEVPAAFPADVLWRFRLSSWALQLILWATIGLLFGWLTERDPRWSRFD